From Alistipes sp. ZOR0009, a single genomic window includes:
- a CDS encoding formate/nitrite transporter family protein yields the protein MNFNSPKQIVEVVGLSAQARTKNSISTTLVLAFLGGAYIALGGLLAIVIGGGVPGIAAANPGISKFLMGAAFPVGLMLVAIAGGELFTGNTAYFIPPVASGKLPVSSMLKNWGLVYIGNFFGAIFVAYFVGYLTGTLTAEPWKQFTLHIAEVKTTAPFYKVFFKGMACNWFVAIAMWLAYASNHISGKILGIWFPIMAFVAMGFEHCVANMFFIPSAMLLGAPITWGDFIVNNLIPATLGNIAGGSILVGGLYWYAYGEKRS from the coding sequence ATGAATTTCAATTCACCAAAGCAGATAGTAGAGGTTGTTGGACTATCTGCCCAAGCAAGAACCAAGAACTCCATTTCTACAACTCTTGTACTTGCCTTTTTGGGAGGAGCCTACATTGCACTGGGCGGACTGCTGGCCATCGTTATTGGAGGTGGCGTACCTGGCATTGCTGCTGCTAACCCTGGGATAAGTAAATTTCTAATGGGCGCAGCGTTCCCTGTAGGACTTATGCTGGTTGCCATTGCTGGTGGCGAGCTCTTTACCGGCAACACCGCCTACTTCATTCCTCCTGTAGCATCGGGTAAGCTACCCGTATCGAGCATGCTCAAGAACTGGGGATTGGTGTACATTGGCAACTTTTTCGGAGCCATTTTTGTGGCCTACTTTGTAGGTTACCTTACAGGCACCCTAACCGCCGAACCCTGGAAACAGTTTACCCTACACATTGCGGAGGTTAAAACAACTGCCCCATTCTATAAAGTTTTCTTTAAAGGAATGGCCTGTAACTGGTTTGTGGCCATTGCCATGTGGCTAGCCTACGCCTCCAACCACATCTCGGGTAAGATACTCGGTATCTGGTTTCCGATTATGGCTTTTGTGGCTATGGGCTTCGAGCACTGCGTTGCCAACATGTTCTTTATCCCATCGGCCATGTTGCTGGGCGCACCCATCACCTGGGGCGACTTCATCGTAAACAACCTAATACCAGCAACCCTTGGCAACATTGCCGGCGGAAGCATTCTGGTTGGAGGTCTTTACTGGTACGCCTACGGCGAAAAAAGAAGCTAA
- the pflA gene encoding pyruvate formate-lyase-activating protein yields MLNVHSYESMGTFDGPGLRLVVFLQGCNFKCLYCANPDTITLKGGTPTDVEEIVKMAISQKAFFGKRGGVTVSGGEPTLQAKGLIKLFKRLKEEGIHTCIDSNGSVYNDDVDELLNYVDIVLLDVKHFNPEWHKKITNQTNDKTLLMAKRLEERGIKFWLRYVLVPEYTDQVEHMNALGEYFKEFKHLERMEILPYHTLGKHKYEHLDMPYHLEGVKDNTPKQLEQAKALFEKYIKHVVVN; encoded by the coding sequence ATGCTAAACGTACACTCCTACGAGTCGATGGGAACGTTCGATGGACCAGGATTGAGGTTGGTAGTCTTCCTGCAAGGCTGCAACTTTAAGTGCCTCTACTGCGCCAACCCCGACACAATAACCCTTAAGGGTGGCACACCGACCGATGTAGAAGAAATCGTTAAAATGGCTATCAGCCAGAAAGCCTTCTTCGGTAAGAGGGGCGGCGTAACCGTTTCGGGCGGCGAGCCAACGCTTCAAGCAAAGGGGCTTATCAAGCTATTTAAGAGGCTAAAGGAAGAGGGAATCCACACTTGCATAGACAGCAACGGTAGCGTTTACAACGACGATGTTGACGAGCTGCTGAACTACGTGGATATCGTCCTACTCGACGTTAAGCATTTCAATCCCGAATGGCATAAGAAAATCACCAACCAGACAAACGACAAGACCCTGCTAATGGCCAAAAGGCTCGAAGAGCGCGGTATCAAGTTCTGGCTTCGCTACGTTCTAGTTCCGGAATATACCGACCAAGTGGAGCACATGAATGCGCTTGGTGAGTACTTTAAGGAGTTTAAACACCTAGAACGCATGGAGATTTTGCCCTACCACACCCTCGGAAAGCATAAGTACGAGCACCTCGATATGCCCTACCACCTCGAAGGTGTAAAGGATAACACACCCAAACAGCTCGAACAGGCTAAAGCGCTATTCGAAAAGTACATTAAGCACGTGGTAGTAAACTAA
- the pflB gene encoding formate C-acetyltransferase, with protein MEQNINFKGGVWETEINVRDFVNKNITPYEGDASFLCGPSERTKKIWNICKQGLKEERDNNGVRKIDNKVVSGITSHKAGYIDQENELIVGLQTDELLKRAMKPYGGIKVVEKACSEHGLEVDEHVLDIFTHYAKSHNDGVFDAYNDEIRLYRSLGFLTGLPDNYARGRIIGDYRRLALYGIDRLVAAKKHDLENLGGPMTEHRIRLREEVAEQIKALEKIKILGSYYGLDLARPAHNAQEAVQWVYMAYLAAVKEQDGAAMSLGNVSSFLDIYIEYDLQKGNITEEFAQELIDQFVIKLRMVRHLRMDAYNEIFAGDPTWVTEAIGGKTSDGRTKVTKTSFRFLQTLYNLGPSPEPNMTVLWTPSLPDGFKHFCAQVSIDTSSIQYENDDLMCATRDSEDYGIACCVSYQEIGKQIQFFGARTNLAKGLLLAINEGRCEITGKQVVKNVPALKNTDVLDYDEVMANFKLVMKEMARVYNDSMNIIHFMHDKYYYEKAQMAFVDTDPKINLAYGAAGLSIVADSLSAIKFAKVKPIRDDKNIAIKFETEGEFPFYGNDDDRVDTLAVDVQTYFNSLLTELPTYKNAQPTLSILTITSNVMYGKKTGATPDGRAKGVAFAPGANPMHGRDTKGAIASLSSVSKLDYESSMDGISNTFSIIPKSLGSSQEDRLDNLISMMDGYFSKGAHHLNVNVLNREMLEDAMEHPENYPQLTIRVSGYAVNFVRLTRDQQLEVISRSFFDKM; from the coding sequence ATGGAACAAAACATCAATTTCAAGGGAGGAGTTTGGGAAACCGAAATCAACGTTAGAGATTTCGTTAACAAGAACATCACCCCTTATGAGGGAGATGCATCTTTCCTTTGCGGTCCAAGCGAAAGAACCAAGAAGATCTGGAACATCTGCAAGCAGGGACTAAAGGAAGAAAGAGACAACAACGGGGTTCGTAAGATTGATAATAAGGTCGTTTCGGGAATCACCTCGCACAAGGCCGGATATATCGATCAGGAGAACGAGCTCATCGTTGGTCTTCAAACCGACGAGCTTCTAAAACGCGCCATGAAGCCCTATGGCGGTATTAAGGTAGTTGAAAAAGCATGCAGCGAGCATGGACTAGAGGTAGACGAGCATGTCCTTGACATCTTCACCCACTATGCCAAGTCGCATAATGACGGTGTATTCGACGCCTACAACGACGAAATCAGACTATACCGCTCGTTAGGATTCCTTACTGGACTACCCGACAACTACGCCCGTGGACGTATCATCGGAGACTACCGACGCCTAGCACTTTACGGAATCGACCGCTTGGTTGCAGCCAAGAAGCACGATCTAGAAAACCTAGGAGGCCCTATGACCGAACACCGTATTCGCCTTCGCGAAGAGGTTGCCGAGCAAATTAAGGCGCTTGAGAAGATTAAAATTCTAGGTTCGTACTACGGACTAGACCTAGCGCGCCCAGCACACAATGCCCAAGAGGCGGTACAGTGGGTGTACATGGCCTACCTTGCTGCAGTAAAAGAGCAGGATGGTGCAGCCATGTCGTTGGGTAACGTGTCATCATTCCTAGACATTTACATCGAGTACGATTTACAAAAGGGAAACATTACCGAGGAGTTCGCTCAGGAGCTAATCGACCAGTTTGTTATCAAGCTTCGCATGGTACGCCACCTTCGTATGGATGCCTACAATGAAATTTTTGCTGGCGACCCAACCTGGGTTACCGAGGCAATTGGCGGTAAGACATCTGACGGACGTACCAAGGTTACCAAAACCTCGTTCCGTTTCCTTCAAACGCTATACAACCTAGGACCATCACCAGAGCCAAACATGACTGTGCTTTGGACTCCTAGCCTACCCGATGGATTCAAGCACTTCTGTGCGCAGGTATCAATCGACACCTCATCTATCCAGTACGAAAACGACGACCTAATGTGCGCTACCCGTGATTCTGAAGATTACGGTATCGCCTGCTGCGTATCGTACCAAGAAATCGGAAAGCAAATTCAGTTCTTCGGAGCACGTACCAACCTTGCCAAAGGGCTGCTACTTGCCATCAACGAAGGCCGATGCGAGATTACCGGAAAGCAGGTTGTTAAGAATGTTCCTGCTCTAAAGAACACCGACGTACTAGACTACGATGAGGTAATGGCCAACTTTAAGCTTGTAATGAAGGAGATGGCTCGCGTTTATAACGACTCGATGAACATCATCCACTTCATGCACGATAAGTACTACTACGAAAAAGCACAAATGGCATTCGTTGATACCGACCCTAAGATCAACTTGGCGTACGGTGCAGCAGGTCTTTCTATCGTAGCAGACTCCCTATCTGCCATCAAGTTTGCAAAGGTTAAGCCTATCCGCGACGATAAGAATATCGCCATTAAGTTCGAAACTGAAGGAGAATTCCCATTCTACGGAAACGACGACGACCGCGTAGATACGCTAGCCGTTGACGTTCAAACCTACTTCAACTCGCTGCTTACCGAGCTGCCAACCTACAAGAATGCGCAACCTACCCTATCTATCCTTACCATCACCTCTAACGTGATGTACGGAAAGAAGACCGGTGCCACTCCTGATGGTCGTGCCAAGGGTGTAGCCTTTGCTCCTGGTGCCAACCCAATGCACGGACGCGACACCAAGGGAGCTATCGCTTCGCTTAGCTCGGTATCTAAACTCGACTACGAAAGCTCGATGGACGGTATCTCCAATACCTTCTCGATCATTCCTAAGTCGCTAGGTAGCTCGCAGGAAGACAGATTGGACAACCTCATCTCGATGATGGACGGCTACTTCTCGAAAGGTGCGCACCACCTTAACGTGAACGTACTTAACCGCGAGATGCTAGAGGACGCCATGGAACATCCAGAAAACTACCCACAGCTAACCATCCGCGTTTCGGGATATGCGGTGAACTTTGTTCGCCTAACCCGCGACCAGCAGCTGGAGGTTATTTCACGCAGCTTCTTCGATAAGATGTAA
- a CDS encoding aspartate:alanine exchanger family transporter produces the protein MDLLSSSYFALFLIIALGFILGSIKIKGISLDVSAVIFIALLFGHYGIVIPPDIQNFGMILFIFTIGIQAGPGFIDSFKSKGRDLAILTTILILSAGAISYLFSLLFGLDSKISTGLLAGALTSTPGLAAAIESTKSSVSSIGYGIAYPFGVIGVILFVKLLPSLFRTDLRLLEEKLEKEQSTQFPALHSKVFRVENVNVIGKTLQDLRVRTMTGANISRILKNQETVVVTRNTVLQEGDVIKAVGTLDALDRVKYLIGEEVDMDLVPNKNYVLESLLVTNKKLINHTLGSLNLWGNYDVTVTRIRRSSVEIAPTPDVQLKFGDKLLVAGHKDDTAEVAKLLGNDAKALSATDFFPIAAGIVLGVICGKISISLGPNFTFTPGLTGGVLLVAIVLSSIGRTGSIMWTMTGSANQLLRQLGLLLFLAGVGTSAGQHIVATFEQYGIMLFLIGAAITLFPMIIAALVGHFIFKMNIFYLLGAITGGMTSTPGLAATDTMTKTNMPTLAYATVYPIALVLLIIVIQILSIL, from the coding sequence ATGGACCTTTTAAGTTCTTCGTACTTTGCGCTTTTCCTGATAATTGCACTGGGTTTTATATTGGGGTCGATTAAAATCAAGGGGATCTCGCTGGATGTTTCAGCGGTTATTTTTATAGCCCTACTTTTTGGTCATTATGGTATTGTTATACCGCCAGATATCCAAAATTTTGGGATGATACTCTTTATTTTTACGATAGGGATTCAAGCCGGCCCCGGATTTATAGACTCCTTCAAGAGTAAAGGGCGTGATTTGGCTATCCTCACTACGATTCTAATTTTAAGTGCGGGGGCGATTAGCTACCTGTTTTCCCTACTATTCGGGCTGGATTCTAAAATCTCGACAGGGCTTTTAGCTGGTGCTCTTACTAGCACTCCGGGGTTGGCTGCTGCTATCGAGAGCACAAAATCTTCGGTTTCGTCTATCGGCTACGGTATTGCTTATCCGTTTGGGGTGATTGGTGTTATCTTATTTGTTAAGCTGCTTCCTTCATTATTTAGAACCGACCTCAGGCTTTTGGAGGAAAAGTTGGAGAAGGAGCAGAGTACGCAGTTTCCCGCTTTGCATAGCAAAGTTTTTAGAGTCGAAAATGTAAATGTGATTGGAAAGACATTACAGGATCTCCGTGTGAGAACCATGACTGGTGCCAATATATCCCGAATTTTGAAAAACCAAGAAACCGTAGTGGTTACTCGGAATACCGTTCTTCAGGAGGGAGATGTGATAAAAGCGGTTGGTACCCTTGATGCTTTAGATAGGGTTAAGTATTTAATTGGTGAGGAAGTTGATATGGATCTTGTTCCAAATAAGAACTACGTTCTCGAATCGCTGCTTGTTACTAATAAAAAGCTGATTAACCATACCCTTGGTTCGCTAAACCTTTGGGGAAACTACGATGTTACGGTTACTCGAATACGTCGTTCGAGCGTCGAAATTGCCCCAACGCCCGATGTTCAGCTTAAGTTTGGGGATAAACTTTTAGTTGCTGGACATAAAGATGATACGGCAGAGGTAGCTAAACTTTTAGGTAATGATGCTAAAGCCCTCTCCGCAACCGACTTTTTCCCTATTGCGGCAGGGATTGTTCTGGGGGTTATTTGCGGTAAAATTAGTATTTCGTTGGGTCCAAATTTTACTTTTACTCCAGGCTTAACAGGGGGTGTTTTGTTGGTTGCGATTGTTTTGAGTAGTATTGGTCGTACAGGTTCTATTATGTGGACAATGACTGGATCTGCTAACCAGCTGCTTCGTCAGCTCGGATTGCTGCTTTTTCTGGCTGGTGTGGGTACGTCTGCAGGTCAACATATTGTGGCAACCTTCGAGCAGTATGGTATAATGCTCTTTTTGATTGGGGCTGCCATCACTCTTTTCCCTATGATCATTGCAGCTTTAGTTGGTCATTTTATTTTTAAGATGAATATCTTCTACCTATTAGGTGCTATTACTGGAGGTATGACTAGCACTCCAGGTTTGGCTGCAACGGATACGATGACTAAGACCAATATGCCTACGCTTGCTTACGCAACGGTATATCCAATAGCTTTGGTACTGCTGATAATCGTGATTCAAATATTAAGCATCTTATAA
- a CDS encoding M1 family metallopeptidase has protein sequence MQKTKVIFTGLTLLLCSGIYAQESSKLFVPINFQRAVQKGTRTSTGKPGDRYFQNRSDYSIKATFNPLTGSLEGKETIRYTNNSPDTLKQIVVRLYQNLFKSEATRQLDVDPTDLGEGVTILDLKIDNQSYAPSSLKHVGTNAFLSLQKGINPTNTTTIDISWKVKLPNKTQLRFGRYDASTYFVGYWFPQIAVYDDINGWSTDCFTGLQEFYNDYSNFEVELTLPKNQIVWATGELQNGKELFTDKIYERIERAQKTDSVTHIITAKDYNEGQILKAKGSSTWKFKATNVSDFAFGVSDHYVWDATSVNVDEKSQRRVIVNSVYKKDSKVSSDVASIARRCIQRYSTDILGVPYPYPQMTIYEGEGGMEYPMMCNDGPNENLLQRVFVTSHEVFHSYFPFMVGTNETLYAWIDEGITTVIPKAVELEYGNQNAHYYIKSYSKRMGTSNDIPLSVPSTNLSSTTYMMQNYGRAAAGFYTLNEMLGPDKFRMILQEFISRWESKHPTPTDLINTINDVTKNDYSWFWNKWFYEYGYADLYLHTVSVENNNVKLTICNKGNLPVPIKLKIYFNDNTFETIQESAMIWKTANSWDLNKSYSKPITKIVLGDNNTADADYSNNTYIVK, from the coding sequence ATGCAAAAAACAAAAGTCATTTTTACAGGACTAACGCTTCTTCTCTGCAGCGGAATATACGCTCAAGAGTCAAGCAAGCTATTTGTTCCCATCAACTTCCAGCGGGCAGTACAGAAAGGGACAAGAACTTCTACAGGAAAACCAGGCGATCGCTACTTCCAAAATAGATCAGACTATAGCATCAAGGCTACCTTTAACCCGTTAACAGGTTCGCTTGAAGGCAAGGAAACTATTCGTTACACCAACAATAGCCCTGATACGCTTAAGCAAATCGTGGTTCGGCTATATCAAAATCTATTCAAGTCCGAAGCAACAAGGCAGCTAGATGTCGATCCAACCGACCTTGGAGAGGGCGTCACCATTCTTGATTTAAAAATCGACAACCAAAGTTACGCCCCAAGTTCACTAAAACACGTAGGCACAAATGCCTTTCTTTCATTACAAAAAGGTATAAATCCTACTAATACAACTACTATTGACATATCATGGAAAGTAAAACTTCCAAATAAGACTCAGCTCCGATTTGGAAGATATGATGCCTCTACCTACTTTGTTGGGTACTGGTTTCCTCAAATTGCCGTATACGACGACATAAATGGATGGAGTACGGACTGCTTTACAGGACTTCAGGAGTTCTATAACGACTATTCCAACTTCGAGGTCGAGCTAACTCTTCCAAAAAATCAAATCGTATGGGCAACCGGAGAACTCCAAAATGGGAAGGAACTATTTACCGACAAGATTTACGAAAGAATAGAGCGTGCCCAAAAAACCGATAGCGTAACACACATTATCACCGCAAAAGACTACAATGAAGGGCAAATACTTAAGGCAAAAGGAAGCTCCACGTGGAAATTTAAGGCTACCAACGTCAGCGATTTTGCCTTCGGAGTAAGCGACCACTACGTTTGGGATGCAACAAGCGTAAACGTTGATGAGAAATCTCAACGAAGGGTGATAGTTAACTCGGTTTATAAGAAAGACTCTAAAGTCAGTTCAGATGTAGCATCAATTGCCCGAAGATGCATACAACGCTACTCTACCGACATTCTTGGAGTGCCTTACCCCTACCCACAAATGACAATCTACGAAGGCGAAGGAGGGATGGAATACCCGATGATGTGCAACGACGGACCTAACGAGAATCTTCTTCAAAGGGTATTTGTTACGTCACACGAGGTTTTTCACAGCTACTTTCCGTTTATGGTTGGTACCAACGAAACCCTGTACGCCTGGATTGATGAAGGCATCACCACCGTCATCCCAAAAGCAGTTGAGCTAGAGTATGGAAACCAAAATGCCCACTACTACATCAAATCGTATAGCAAAAGAATGGGAACGTCCAACGACATACCGCTATCTGTGCCTAGCACCAACCTCAGCTCAACTACCTACATGATGCAGAATTACGGAAGAGCTGCTGCTGGGTTCTATACGCTCAATGAAATGCTGGGCCCTGATAAGTTTAGAATGATCCTGCAGGAGTTCATTAGCAGATGGGAAAGTAAACATCCAACACCAACAGACCTAATTAACACCATTAACGACGTAACCAAGAATGACTATTCTTGGTTCTGGAACAAATGGTTTTACGAATATGGCTATGCCGATTTATACCTCCATACGGTTAGCGTAGAAAATAATAATGTAAAGTTAACAATTTGTAATAAAGGAAATTTACCCGTACCTATTAAGCTTAAGATATATTTTAACGATAACACATTCGAGACTATCCAAGAAAGTGCCATGATATGGAAAACAGCTAACAGCTGGGATCTAAACAAATCATACTCCAAACCCATTACCAAAATAGTGCTTGGAGACAACAATACTGCAGATGCAGACTATTCAAATAACACGTACATTGTAAAGTAG
- the polA gene encoding DNA polymerase I, with translation MDKRLFLLDAYALIFRAHYAFINHPMTNAKGLNTSPIFGFTRALLEIIKKEKPTHLAVAFDVGRVTFRTELYPAYKANRDETPEDIRLASPIIKDILRAMNIPILEAEGYEADDIIGTIAHRAEAHGYTTYMVTPDKDYGQLVTEKIFMYKPKKSGNDIEILGQKEICENYGITTPTQLIDILALWGDASDNIPGVPGIGEKTASKLVGEWGSVENILANTDKLKGKQKENIEASREQLALAKKLATIALDVPVDFDEEKLTVDEPNRDKLLELLTELEFGSIINEMGLRSAEVTVPSKASQPSTGQMSLFGEAEIVEMTTTKSHRTIKDVDHSYRIAQDSNEIENLIETLKANGEFTFDTETTGLNPIEDRIVGLSFAIREHEAWYVPVPKKRLNEIMNLFKPLFEDKNISKIGQNIKFDLLVLKANGIELKGKLFDTMVAHYLIEPELRHNMTYLSETYLNYSPVEIEELIGAKGKAQGNMEHVEIEKIAEYAAEDADITLQLRQKLEPILKEQGLVDLFENIEMPLIPVLADMEFTGVKIDDIALKEYAGLLTKDLIHLDDEIKQMAGVPHLNIMSPKQLGEVLFDKLKISDNIKKTKTKQYSTSEETLQQLRDKHPIVDKILEYRGVKKLLSTYVEALPALISKVDGKIHTSYNQTITATGRLSSNNPNLQNIPIRDERGKEIRKAFIASDENHVLLSADYSQIELRLMAHFSQDPTMVEAFVNNADIHTATAAKVYHIADNEVTREQRGRAKTANFGIIYGISAFGLSQRLNIPRSEAKELIDGYFETYPKVKEYMENVVAKGREHGYVTTIFGRKRFLRNITSNNAIMRGLDERNAINAPLQGSAADIIKIAMISIAEEIKKRGLKSKMTLQVHDELVFDVLKPELDEVKQLVIENMENAAKLAVPLIAEAGTGTNWLNAH, from the coding sequence ATGGATAAACGTCTGTTTCTGCTGGACGCCTACGCGCTAATCTTTAGGGCGCACTACGCGTTCATCAACCACCCAATGACCAACGCCAAAGGATTAAACACTTCTCCCATTTTTGGCTTTACCCGAGCGCTGCTCGAGATTATCAAAAAGGAGAAGCCCACCCACCTGGCGGTTGCCTTCGACGTGGGCCGCGTTACCTTTAGAACGGAGCTCTATCCTGCCTACAAGGCGAACAGAGACGAGACGCCCGAAGATATTCGGCTAGCTTCGCCGATAATCAAGGATATTCTGCGCGCCATGAACATCCCCATTCTGGAAGCAGAAGGCTACGAAGCCGACGATATAATCGGAACAATAGCCCATCGAGCTGAAGCGCATGGCTACACTACCTACATGGTTACGCCCGACAAGGACTACGGCCAGCTGGTTACCGAAAAGATATTCATGTACAAACCCAAGAAAAGCGGCAACGACATCGAGATTCTTGGACAAAAAGAGATTTGCGAAAACTACGGCATAACCACCCCAACGCAGCTTATCGATATTCTGGCACTGTGGGGCGATGCTAGCGATAACATTCCAGGTGTTCCCGGTATTGGGGAGAAGACGGCCTCAAAGTTGGTAGGTGAATGGGGCAGCGTGGAGAATATTCTAGCAAACACCGATAAGCTGAAGGGAAAACAGAAGGAGAACATAGAGGCATCGCGCGAACAGCTGGCGCTAGCCAAAAAGCTGGCAACAATTGCGCTCGATGTTCCCGTCGATTTCGATGAGGAAAAACTTACTGTGGACGAACCTAACCGCGATAAGCTGCTGGAGCTGCTTACCGAGCTGGAGTTTGGTTCCATCATCAACGAGATGGGGCTACGCAGCGCTGAAGTTACTGTTCCGAGTAAGGCTAGCCAACCATCGACAGGGCAGATGTCGCTATTTGGCGAAGCTGAGATTGTTGAGATGACTACCACGAAAAGCCATCGCACCATAAAGGATGTGGATCACTCCTATCGCATAGCACAAGATAGCAACGAGATAGAAAACCTTATCGAAACCCTTAAGGCAAACGGAGAGTTTACCTTTGATACCGAAACTACGGGGCTAAATCCAATTGAGGATAGAATTGTTGGACTTTCGTTTGCCATACGCGAGCATGAGGCTTGGTACGTTCCCGTACCAAAAAAAAGGCTAAATGAGATAATGAACCTCTTCAAACCGCTATTCGAGGATAAGAACATAAGCAAAATAGGGCAAAATATAAAGTTTGATTTGCTGGTACTTAAGGCCAATGGAATTGAGCTAAAGGGTAAGCTATTCGATACAATGGTAGCCCACTACCTAATAGAGCCGGAGCTTCGCCACAACATGACCTACCTTTCGGAAACCTACCTCAACTATTCGCCCGTCGAAATAGAGGAACTCATAGGCGCAAAAGGTAAAGCGCAAGGCAATATGGAGCATGTCGAGATCGAAAAAATTGCAGAATACGCTGCCGAAGATGCTGATATTACGCTGCAGCTACGACAAAAACTTGAACCAATACTTAAGGAACAAGGATTAGTAGACCTTTTCGAAAATATAGAAATGCCGCTCATTCCAGTGCTTGCCGACATGGAGTTTACTGGAGTTAAAATTGATGATATAGCCTTGAAGGAATATGCTGGATTACTGACCAAAGATTTAATTCATCTCGATGATGAAATTAAGCAGATGGCTGGAGTTCCTCACCTCAATATCATGTCGCCAAAGCAGCTGGGTGAGGTGCTATTCGACAAGCTTAAGATCAGCGATAACATCAAAAAGACAAAAACCAAGCAGTACTCCACCAGCGAGGAGACGCTTCAGCAGCTACGCGACAAGCACCCAATAGTTGATAAGATACTTGAGTATAGAGGCGTAAAGAAGCTGCTGTCGACCTATGTGGAAGCATTACCTGCGCTAATAAGCAAGGTAGATGGTAAGATTCACACCTCGTACAACCAAACCATTACCGCTACAGGACGGCTTAGCTCCAACAACCCCAACCTGCAGAATATCCCAATCAGAGATGAGCGCGGTAAGGAGATACGTAAGGCCTTCATTGCAAGCGACGAAAACCACGTACTGCTTTCTGCCGACTACTCTCAAATCGAGCTTCGGCTTATGGCCCACTTCAGCCAAGACCCAACCATGGTGGAGGCATTTGTCAATAATGCAGACATCCACACCGCAACGGCCGCTAAGGTTTACCACATTGCCGATAACGAAGTGACCAGAGAGCAACGTGGCAGAGCCAAAACGGCAAACTTTGGAATCATATACGGGATATCAGCATTTGGACTCTCGCAGCGCCTTAACATACCAAGAAGCGAAGCAAAAGAGCTTATAGATGGATATTTCGAAACCTACCCAAAGGTAAAGGAGTATATGGAAAATGTCGTTGCTAAAGGCCGCGAACACGGATACGTAACCACCATTTTTGGCAGGAAGCGCTTTCTCAGAAATATTACCTCCAACAACGCCATTATGCGAGGGCTAGACGAGAGAAACGCCATAAATGCGCCACTGCAAGGTTCCGCCGCCGACATCATTAAGATTGCCATGATCTCGATTGCTGAAGAAATAAAAAAACGTGGTCTCAAATCAAAAATGACCCTTCAGGTACATGACGAATTGGTCTTCGATGTGCTCAAGCCAGAGCTCGACGAGGTAAAACAGCTCGTTATAGAAAATATGGAGAACGCTGCCAAGCTGGCCGTTCCGCTAATTGCCGAGGCCGGAACTGGTACGAACTGGCTAAACGCTCACTAG